Proteins encoded together in one Aminipila butyrica window:
- a CDS encoding DUF6674 family protein, which translates to MDNNVNKQYRQMAKHYRGKEAIITPNELKGLFSYIEDMEKNMLKLTSELEKLNAKMEQGTTRNRKNIKEDKDFLQEMRTAMEEMKSRIVEKGEDIKTCVHDKNLEGLHSILEKLNLKELMNKILEFLNKALERNKMAQEKASHVGDELGKAMGHLDNLKDMSGEELPFEKWRLKKQEDVLGIMRGRTDEALAKLEKKENILEGIKDKTENFQAKLANLDKRVGENKAKGMEKISESLTLNHSPRLGMQR; encoded by the coding sequence ATGGACAACAATGTAAACAAACAGTATCGCCAGATGGCAAAGCATTATAGGGGAAAAGAAGCTATTATTACGCCGAATGAGCTAAAGGGCCTATTTAGCTATATAGAAGACATGGAAAAAAACATGTTAAAGCTGACCTCAGAGCTGGAGAAGCTAAATGCTAAAATGGAGCAAGGCACGACAAGAAACCGAAAGAATATTAAAGAGGATAAAGATTTTCTTCAAGAAATGAGAACGGCCATGGAGGAGATGAAGTCCAGAATTGTGGAAAAAGGCGAGGATATTAAAACCTGCGTTCATGACAAAAACTTGGAGGGTCTTCATTCCATCCTAGAAAAACTGAATTTGAAAGAGCTGATGAATAAAATCCTTGAGTTTTTAAACAAGGCTCTGGAAAGAAACAAAATGGCCCAAGAGAAAGCCAGTCATGTAGGAGACGAACTTGGAAAAGCTATGGGCCATCTGGATAACCTTAAAGATATGTCCGGAGAGGAGCTGCCTTTTGAAAAGTGGAGACTTAAAAAACAGGAGGACGTGCTGGGCATTATGAGAGGAAGAACAGATGAGGCACTGGCAAAGCTTGAAAAGAAAGAAAACATACTGGAAGGCATAAAAGACAAAACTGAAAATTTCCAGGCGAAGCTTGCCAATCTGGACAAAAGGGTAGGAGAAAATAAAGCAAAGGGAATGGAAAAAATCAGTGAAAGCCTTACATTAAATCATTCACCAAGACTAGGGATGCAACGCTAA